The following proteins are co-located in the Bacilli bacterium genome:
- a CDS encoding dehydrogenase, which produces MKSSGVEKHQQELPSARKIRRSCNRELYRALKKLKIWVPPEQIIAAEEFYFRKVIEHLPLIVEHHDNRKALCDWWDEHICPEVAKLWNVEETSLSKAFRSAFGG; this is translated from the coding sequence ATGAAAAGTTCGGGTGTTGAAAAGCATCAGCAGGAACTTCCTTCTGCCCGGAAAATACGGCGATCCTGCAATCGTGAACTGTATCGCGCTCTCAAAAAACTGAAAATCTGGGTTCCCCCCGAGCAGATCATCGCGGCTGAAGAGTTTTATTTTCGGAAAGTCATTGAACATCTGCCGTTGATCGTTGAGCACCATGATAATCGAAAAGCCTTGTGCGATTGGTGGGACGAACATATTTGCCCGGAAGTGGCCAAACTTTGGAATGTGGAAGAAACATCGCTTTCCAAAGCGTTTCGCAGCGCGTTCGGCGGTTAA
- a CDS encoding cupredoxin domain-containing protein yields the protein MAKIFVLKRIILLRAVAACALVIAALALFAKERSTPAAAVPGKEARIIHMVTGEFKTTTADGREIEAYRWDPGTIVVSEGELVKLSIYGINGESHPFVIEGLQVKEEVKKGEETVVTFTAARKGIYRIICLAHPDIAHNGPMIGYIVVI from the coding sequence ATGGCAAAAATCTTTGTATTAAAAAGAATTATTCTCCTGCGCGCCGTTGCCGCCTGCGCTCTCGTCATTGCCGCGCTCGCGCTGTTTGCCAAAGAAAGATCAACCCCCGCCGCAGCCGTACCTGGAAAAGAAGCCCGGATTATTCATATGGTTACCGGCGAATTCAAAACAACGACAGCGGACGGCAGAGAAATAGAAGCTTACAGGTGGGACCCGGGGACGATTGTTGTGAGCGAAGGGGAGCTGGTCAAGCTGAGCATTTACGGCATCAATGGGGAAAGCCATCCATTTGTTATTGAAGGGTTGCAAGTGAAAGAAGAAGTGAAAAAAGGGGAAGAAACGGTTGTGACGTTCACCGCCGCGCGAAAAGGCATCTACCGGATTATTTGCCTTGCCCATCCCGATATCGCCCATAACGGCCCGATGATCGGTTATATCGTCGTGATCTGA
- a CDS encoding nuclease-related domain-containing protein: MGEKKVAHQLKFLGPEYKVLNGKTIRARANHQEFDHVVIGPNGVFHIETKYWSGRVAFTEQGVEREGEKAAADPTAQLYRHEYILKELLKEIGVRADVVGVLCFAHPKAQIEGKSPAFITAKVDRLLHVIKSHKPKRPLSPKEVQHIFKHISAQ; the protein is encoded by the coding sequence ATCGGCGAGAAGAAGGTTGCCCATCAACTGAAGTTTCTGGGGCCGGAATATAAAGTGCTTAACGGCAAAACGATCCGCGCCCGCGCCAATCATCAGGAATTCGATCATGTGGTGATCGGGCCGAACGGCGTTTTTCACATTGAAACGAAATATTGGTCAGGCCGCGTGGCGTTTACCGAGCAAGGCGTTGAGCGCGAAGGCGAAAAAGCGGCGGCGGACCCGACGGCGCAATTGTACCGGCATGAGTACATCCTGAAAGAGTTGCTGAAAGAAATAGGCGTGCGGGCAGATGTCGTGGGCGTTTTGTGTTTCGCCCATCCGAAAGCGCAAATCGAAGGGAAAAGCCCGGCTTTTATTACCGCAAAAGTTGACAGGCTGCTGCACGTGATCAAATCGCACAAGCCAAAGCGTCCGCTTTCACCGAAAGAAGTACAGCATATATTTAAACATATATCGGCGCAATAG
- a CDS encoding thioredoxin family protein: MSVNLAGKFGTGLTPQAFMDGMNKNKEKFADWHARFTWENQDDLAFFQSLRNRDDLRCLIVAADWCGDVVRNVPVVFKVLAETGMPVEVLIMEQNTGVIDQFLTMGGRAIPKVIFTDTGGVVLGDWGPRPEHVQKAMIRFKTENPDNKAPDYQDKLRATYDEMRRLYGEGTAYQTVIVKELRKLLAKV, encoded by the coding sequence ATGAGCGTCAATTTGGCGGGCAAATTCGGAACGGGATTAACTCCGCAAGCATTTATGGACGGCATGAACAAAAACAAGGAAAAGTTTGCGGACTGGCATGCGCGCTTCACTTGGGAAAATCAAGATGATTTGGCGTTTTTTCAGTCGTTGCGAAATCGGGATGATTTGCGCTGCCTGATTGTCGCCGCGGACTGGTGCGGCGATGTGGTGCGCAATGTGCCCGTGGTGTTCAAAGTTTTGGCGGAAACCGGGATGCCGGTGGAAGTGCTGATTATGGAGCAAAACACCGGTGTGATCGACCAATTTTTGACGATGGGCGGGCGGGCCATTCCCAAGGTCATCTTTACCGATACCGGCGGGGTCGTGTTGGGAGATTGGGGTCCGCGCCCGGAACATGTGCAAAAAGCGATGATCCGTTTTAAAACGGAAAATCCCGACAATAAAGCCCCCGATTACCAAGACAAGCTGCGCGCCACATACGATGAAATGCGCCGGTTATACGGCGAGGGCACAGCTTATCAGACGGTCATTGTAAAAGAGTTGCGGAAGTTGCTTGCGAAGGTGTGA